Proteins from a single region of Fundulus heteroclitus isolate FHET01 chromosome 12, MU-UCD_Fhet_4.1, whole genome shotgun sequence:
- the f2r gene encoding proteinase-activated receptor 1 has product MHSSSSMFPLALGLFVLSFSRSSARSTENGSMLLPRTFSARFVLVTEEPVDYIDLSALDGVDDDAGSGLETEQKPEKEPGQHHHPQRHYVVSEEAKAFLQGRLSTAFVPTVYTLVFVVSVPLNLLAVGMFAHRVRPRKPAAIYMLNLACADLLFGLLLPFKIAYHYRGNDWVYGAFMCRLVTAAFHCNMYCSALLVMCVGVDRFLAVVYPMNSLTWRSPQTAAAVCAAMWVLSLGGVSPLLISGQTLRLSELGITTCHDVQDGETLRSYYLYFFPVYSSVFFFIPLVFTVVCYVRIVQALAVANVENRSKKTRAMVMAVVVLLVFVVCFTPTNVILMAHYVQVGRAASDGSYQAYLLSMCMGSLSCCLDPLLYYYGSSQCQKQVAAVFRCARLAPAASTSVTRSSRTSGSSSRSCIVESAGSQYNKLAA; this is encoded by the exons atgcacagcagcagcagcatgttcCCGCTGGCGTTgggcttgtttgttttgtctttcagtCGAAGCTCAGCACGCTCCACAGAAAACG GCTCCATGCTGCTCCCTCGGACGTTCTCGGCTCGCTTCGTCCTGGTGACCGAGGAGCCCGTGGACTACAtcgacctgtctgccttggatGGTGTGGACGACGACGCGGGCTCGGGTCTGGAGACGGAGCAGAAGCCGGAGAAGGAACCCGGCCAGCACCATCACCCGCAGAGGCACTACGTGGTGTCCGAGGAAGCCAAGGCGTTCCTGCAGGGCCGCCTCTCCACCGCCTTCGTCCCCACCGTGTACACGCTGGTCTTCGTCGTCAGCGTGCCCCTCAACCTCCTGGCCGTGGGCATGTTCGCGCACCGCGTCCGGCCCAGGAAGCCCGCGGCCATCTACATGCTGAACCTGGCCTGCGCCGACCTCCTGTTCGGCCTGCTGCTCCCCTTTAAAATCGCCTACCACTACCGCGGCAACGACTGGGTGTACGGCGCCTTCATGTGCCGCCTGGTGACGGCGGCCTTCCACTGCAACATGTACTGCTCGGCGCTGCTCGTCATGTGCGTCGGCGTGGACCGCTTCCTGGCCGTGGTCTACCCCATGAACTCCCTGACGTGGCGCAGCCCTCAGACCGCCGCGGCCGTCTGCGCGGCCATGTGGGTGCTGTCCCTGGGCGGGGTGTCGCCCCTCCTGATCTCGGGACAGACGCTGCGCTTGTCCGAACTTGGAATCACCACGTGCCACGACGTGCAGGACGGGGAGACCCTCCGGTCCTACTATCTCTACTTCTTCCCCGTCTACTCTTCGGTCTTCTTCTTCATACCCCTGGTCTTCACCGTCGTCTGCTATGTGCGGATCGTCCAGGCTCTGGCGGTGGCCAACGTGGAGAACCGCTCCAAGAAGACGCGCGCCATGGTGATGGCTGTGGTGGTGCTGCTTGTGTTCGTGGTCTGCTTTACGCCCACCAACGTCATCCTGATGGCTCACTACGTCCAGGTCGGCCGCGCGGCCAGTGACGGCTCCTACCAGGCCTACCTGCTGTCCATGTGCATGGGCAGCCTCAGCTGCTGCCTGGATCCCCTCCTCTATTACTACGGCTCCTCTCAGTGCCAGAAGCAGGTGGCGGCAGTGTTCAGGTGCGCGCGGCTGGCACCGGCGGCGAGCACCTCGGTGACGCGCAGTTCGCGCACAAGCGGGTCGAGCAGCAGATCCTGCATTGTGGAGAGCGCGGGGAGCCAGTACAACAAGCTGGCGGCTTAG